The genomic window GTGGATGTTTGTTTAAGAGCTGCTGAGGAGGCAGAAACGCCATGCTGTCAGTGCTAAACTGTGACCACCACTGGCTAAAGGTTAAAGGTGTGTGCAGGGAGAGTCCAGCGGGCTCATGGCTGAGCAGGTCAAAACCCCTCTGGATCCTAAAGGGAGCTGGAGTGAAGTTCTCTGTTTGGGCAAGTCCATACAATCACCAGATATTGCGATGTTAAAGGCTCAGCCTGTTCTGGAACCTCTCCACAGTCACCTCatcaatattaaatattaaatactgagctgctgcctcttttGGTCCTTTCTGTCAACCTTTTCCCAGTCATCAGGGCTGTTTCCCTGGTTCTGTGTGTAGCCCAGGCTCCTTTGACATGGAAGTGTTTCCGGCTCCTCACTgtgcccaggctgcccagctcTTGGCACCTTTCCAAATCAATGTCTTTCCTTCTAGATCCTTCCCTGCCCAACCCAGTTCCAACGGGAAGAGTTACCTTTGCTCGGATTGGTTCAGAGTTTCTGTAATCTACTTGATGTGTTTCTTAATAAGTGCCTTTGtgcttccttctctccttcccccatGCCCAGAGGGTTTCTCCATGGATTTTCAAATGAGTCTCATGACCCTCCTCCACATTTCCCTTGTCCCCTGTTCCACTGCGTCCTGCTTTTCTGTGGCTCTCCACTGCCTTTCTAAGGCCAGAATGGtcttggaagggaccttagagcaTCCCACCCCcgccatggcagggacaccttccactggcccaggtggctccaagccccagtgtccaacctggccttggacacttccagggatccaagggctcctctgggagctgctgtcctgtCTGGTGCTCCCACAcagtgagagcagagcctgctgaCCAGgaccctgctgcttttcctgttctgtttcctgctgtAACTCCCCCAGAAGGATGTGACAGGCACGAGACCACGGCAACATGCAGATCCTGTTccctggaatattttctttcatctgtaATCACTTCATCAAAAGCCATAAATCAATGAGGGGAGGCTCAAATGCACAAGCACGGCTGCAATTTGTGCCTTCCTGCCCAGTGTTTTGTTTGGCACGTGGAACTCTGaaacttttcctgaaaaattgaTGATGACACCACAGGAGGAGTCAGTGAAACTGGGTAGTGAGGCCACTGGCATTCCTGGTCCTGCTTCCATCATCACTGCTTCCTCTTCATCCATTGGAGATGATTCAGGCAGCAAACCAGTGGGCTCATTTTTGTATTTACTCTGGAATTCACCATCCCAGGTTTGTTTTCTAATCTGGGTGCTGTTAACACACTGTTGGCTGAGGCAGACCCTGAAGTGGTGCGGGAGGGAAGCCTGGATCAGGGCTgtgccctccccagctccagaaCCATGTCAGGAATTGtcaccttctccagctctgctggggggAACACTGCTCTTGTGACATCTGTCATGACACCACCCTGTCCAAACCCTCCCAGGAACTGCAGAGGCTTTGTGGATCTCACAGGAAGCAAATTTGTCTGATAGGATGGGAGGGGATCTCCTGAACATCCCAAGGGGTGACACCTTCACCAGGAGGGcactggaggaggagagggcagCCCAGAGGGACACGGACAGGAGGCAGAAAAGGGAGTTTACCCAAGTGAAACCTGGCTTGGAGAAGGCAGGTGGCTCTCAAGTGGCTTTGTCCTGGTGTCTTGTTTTGCTTCCCTTGGGAGAGGACTCCAGGACTCTCTTTCCTGACCTTTGTgcaaaaatgaatgaaattacTCAAAATCCTAAAACTTGTGCAGGGCCAACAGGATCTGCTGAAGTGGCTGGCACATCTAGCTGGAGCCACGTGGATCACAGGGGCAGAAGTTACCGAGCTCCCCgaaaaacatggaattttctGCCCAGGAGAGCAAAGGCAGTGTCTGAAGGGCTGTGAGTGTGGCTGGTCTCACTCTTGGTGGGGCTGATCGGCTCCTCCCTGGATGGAAGGGACTGACCTGAAATTCCGGGGTCCCACCCTGGCACCTCCTCCTGCATCTTgtgacagagagagagaaagcaaagccaCTTTGTCCATGAATATTCCGTGGAAAAGCATTTGACCCAGAGCATGGCAGTCGGTCACCTCCCCTCAGCGCAGGAAGCAGCTGTCAGTATCGCTCCTCGCATCCTTCCGAGCACCCTCCACGGCATTCCAAGCCTGTCCcgctcccaccctgctccccagggcagtcTTCCCGCCCCAGGTGACTCTTCTGCCtcacacagattatttttatcttcctttgtTTGCCAATAAAAATCCCTCCcggtttttctgttttccatctgcCACACGGATTTTTCCCATGTGCGTTTCCTCATCCCCTggcctggggcagagggaagggaggatCCCAGATCACCTCATGCCAGAGGAATTTCCACGTGCTTTTCCATCTCAGGTGGGAGAGCCTCCAGGACAGTTAGGGATGCTCCCTGGGCCGAGGAGACACTGTCCAAGCAGGACACCCGAGAGCGGCAGAGAAGCACCCATGATCCCGAGGATCTGCTGCCAGTGCCTCCGCCTCCAGGCACCGGTTCTGCTTGGGAATTAGCGGGATCGCTGGGAAAACAGGACTTCAAATTCATTACCCCGAGTGACTGTGGGACAATCTATGCCCCAAAATCCTACCCATGGGACCTGGTTTGCTGTTCCAGGGGCATTGGCAGgtggctggagcacaggagagCGGCGGTTGTCTGGAAGATCAGAATAAAGTCAAACACTGTGTCTCCGCTGGCAGGGTGGCACTGCCAGGTCTGGGTGACACGAGTTTAATAACCTTAGGCGTGCTCAGGTGAGACACTCGCTCGGGGGACTCAGCACTTACATGTGGGCGTTTCCCTGCTGTCGGTCCCGTCGATGGGCAGGGGCCGATCCCGAGCCCCCGGGGACGCGGCTGCGGCCCTGCCCGCACCGTTCCGCCGCCCGTTCTCCCCGGGGCCCAGCAATTCCCCTCCGCTCCGCCAGACGGCGACCAACCCCTGCCGGCGGGGTTAGCGCGATGCACGCCGGGAGCTGTAGGCGCGGCGGAGTTAGCGCGATGCACGCCGGGAGCTGTAGGCGCGGCAGGGTTGGCGCGATGCACGCCGGGAGCTGTAGGCGCGGCAGGGTTGGCGCGATGCACGCCGGGAGCTGTAGGCGCATCTCCGGCTTTATCAGGCCGCGGGCTAAGCGCTCCATGGTGGTGTCGTCACTTCCGGCGCGCGGGCTCCCGGCGGGATGGCGGCGCGGCGGGTGGCGCGGCAGGAGCGGGACCAGGAGCCGGACCCCGACCCCGACTGGGCCGGGATGGCGGCGCTCCCCGAGAAGACCGTGAACGGCTGGGTCCTGCAGTTCTACTTCCACCGGGCCATAGAGGCCTATCGCTCCGGGCGTAACCGTGATTTCCGCCAGTTCCGCGACATCATGCAAGGtgcgcggggcggggccggggagTGGCGGGGCCCCCAGCCCGGGCTGCTCCGGCCTGACCCGCCGTTTGTCCCGCAGCGCTGCTCGTGCGGCCCCTGGACAGGGAGCCGGAGATGGCCCAGATGCTTCGGATAATGCAGCTGCTGTCGCGGGTCGAGGAGGGCGAGAACCTCGGTAGGTGCCCGCTCCTTCCTACGAGCTCTGGGGACCCCCGGTACTGCTTGCACCccgctccctcctcccccctgtcctgtgtccgtgtccctgcagctcccggAGCTTTGTCCCTGCTTAGAGCTGGGGTTCTGGGGTGTCCCTGCGGGTGAGGGGTCGCTGTTCGCATCGGTCTCACTGTGCGGCAAGAGCAGCGTCTGTGGCGGCCCGAGGCTGCCGTGTTGGACAGACACATCAGCCTGGTGACTCCTGCTTAGCCTCAGCTTCCAAAATGCTCCCCTAGGTCAGTGCTGGGCACCTGGGAAGCCCTTGAGTGTTGCTTCCATAATTTTCCGTGGCTGTTGGGGGGCAGGAATTGCAGTTCAAACACTTGGCAGTGCTTGGTGGCTGTGGAATTTGGAATTTGTGGTGCACCTGTGTGGCTGGACGGCTGCCACCTGTGCAGGTGAATAACCAGCTCTCTGTAGGGAAGCGCCGTGACCCCCCTACAAAAGTATGGATGCCGATTCTTATAGATTGCACCTTCGACAAGGAGTCAGAGCTGACCCCACTGGAGTCGGCCATGCTCGTCCTGGACTTCATCCGTGAGGAATTCTCTGTGGCCGACAGGACGATGGAGGCTGTGCAGAAAATGGTGAAGGAAGCTGTaagatctttttctttctcagtgaaTATGTTGTGCAGCTTTTCCCCCTGGAAAGGCTGTGTGTGGGTGATGGTGGGAGCCGCCTCACGTGCAGAATTCCCTCATTATCCACAAACACATTCCTGCAGTGATGTGGGAGTTCTGCATGGAAGTTGGCCCTGAGTTGTTTTCTGCTTCAATCTGTCCTTGATTTCCTTTGTAGGCTGTGGTTGTTTGTATCAGAAACAAGGAGTTTGAAAAAGCTTCTGATATCGTCAAGAAGCACATAGGGAAGGAGCCCAGAAACCAAGTGAGTCCACGCTAGAAtgaggtgggagctgctggtgtgtCTGATGTGTCCTTGGGGTGAGGAGGCTAAAATGGAAGCAGTCCTTCTGGAGTGCTGGTCCCTCAGTGTTGCACGTTTGGATTGTCACCTTGGAGCCCCTCTGTCACTCACCTGTCCTCACACACCTCCACGGGCCTTCCAGGCATCACCATTTATCCCTTGATGAGCCTCCAGCTCACCTTCAGAGCAGgttctgggagcagcagcagttcccattcccgttcTGCAGGCACTTGGGTGCTTGGGCACTGCAGGCAAGGACAATCCCTGAAATAAGGTGGTTCTGCCCCTTGGTTGCTCTCCTGATCCTCTGGCCTTTTCCCAGCCTCACCTCAGTGTAAATTGGTTGTGCCTGGAGGATGCCCAGCAGGAAAGGCCCAGTCCTTGCCCACATCCAGGCTGTGGCTGTCACTGAttgccctgtccctgcccagagtGTTCTCACCTGATCCTATCAATCCCTCCTCTAGAAGAAGAGGAATGAGTGGCTGGCTGTCATCCGGGAGAAGAACCCCTCTCATCCAAAGGTCAAAAACTTCTCCTACGAGGACTTCCAGCAGAGCATCTTTGAGTTCCTGAAGGGCTACGTGGACGACTCGGAGCCAGCGCTGCTGACGGTGCGTGTCCACCCCGCTGCCCCGGGGATCAGGTGCCTGATTACAGCAGGTTAAACTGCAACACACTAAACTCAGTCCATTCCTAAGAGATTTATATGGTCAAACACGTTTTTCAATCCATGAAATGCCTTTGGGAGGGGATAAAGTGGAATGGGAGCATGAGGAATCATCTTTGTAACGgtgctgtgctttttctttctccaagtTACTGAAAAAGACCTTGAATTCAGAACACGCCGACAAAGTGAGATCCGCGCTAGGGACTTGTGAGTTTGCAGATGGGCTGAAGgaccaggcagcagctccagaggccTCGGGAAGGGCAGAGGGCCcagccagagctccagaggCCTCGGGAAGGGCAGAGGNNNNNNNNNNNNNNNNNNNNNNNNNNNNNNNNNNNAGCTCCAGAGGCCTCGGGAAGGGCAGAGGGCCcagccagagctccagaggCCTCGGGAAGGGCAGAGGACCcagccagagctccagagcttGCAAGGGCAACAGAAGacctgcagggagctgccaggccTGCAGAAAGGGCAGCTGGTCCCACGGCAGCTCCAGAGATGATGGCAGAAGCCAATGGTCCTGCAGCAACTGTGGAACCTATGGAAGTAGTCAGTGACCCAGCAGCAACACCCGAACATTTAACAGCAGCATATGACATCCTGCAGGGCACTCCAGAGCCTATGGAAATAGCTAaagaaccagcagcagcaacccCAGAACTCCCCAGAGTGTCCACCAAGGAATCACAAAGGTGGGCAGAGGAGTCTGGCCTTAGGCTGTGGATGCAGTGTGGCCACAAGTTCTCTTCCAAGGGGTAATCCCCTGTGTCCAGGCAGCTCCTAATTCCCCAAATGCCTGCCCAGGCCAGCCCAAAGGTGTTGGTGCAGGACTCTGGACCCCGGGAAAGGTGTTGTGGTGGTTTGGTCCAGTTGCTGacaggaggtgctgctgtgagcagggagggggcGGTGGCTGCTCTGGTGGAGCAGGTGGGAACAGCAGGAGGCAGTGGAGCCTGAATGTGTGCTGTCCATCCCTGCTTCCCGGGGCACTGTGCCGTTTGGGAGGGAGGACTGCAGGCTTGGGAGTGCCCTCTGCTGCAGGTCTGCACTgcggggcaggagctgggggtgcccgTGGAGGGGATGGCTGGATGTCggggcagcagagctccctcAGCGCTTTCCCCACAAGCCGCTtggttgtgtttattttatagGCAGCCCCCCGGAGCTGTAACCTCATACGGGATTTCTGTTCTGAGAGAAGCTTTCAAGATCCTGTCAAACTCCAGGGACTCGGACGCCCTTTTCAACAAACTGGACGAAACAGACTTGCCTTCCCCCAAGCAACTGTCTCCTTCTGTATCCCACAGAACCAAGAGATGCAGAGAAGCGGAGAATCAAGCTTCTGAGACCTCAGAGCCTCCTGAAATACCCCATAAGATCAAAAACTTGTTCAGCATAAGCAATCTGATCGTGGATTTGGACGGCTCATCCAGCAAGTCGAGCGAGTGCCCCGACTCCTCCCAGGAGCACGTGGTCTCTTCCGCTTCCAAACCTCCTCTGAAATTGCCTGATGAGCCCTTGTCTGCCCCGAGTGAGAAGTATGAAGCCCCTCTCGTGTGCTATTGTCTGCTCTGCCCCATCCTGTCTTGCTGATGTTGGTAGCCTGAGCACCAAACCTGTGCCCTGTGTGTCCCAAGAGGAGTGCTGACCTCATTCCCACGTGGAACTGGGCACAGCAAACTCTCTCTTGTCCATATGTCTggctttaaatttaattatggGTTAATGGACAGGAGAAAATTACCAGGTCCTGCTGATAGTGAGGTGCTGCAGCTAGTCCTGGCAGGTGATTCCAGTACAAGTAATGCCTGGTTTTCCACACTTCTCCCAGCTTCAGCATCACTGGCCAGAGTCTGTAGGAGcatccttctctttcttcccacCTCATGAGAAATACAGTGTCCAGAGGCTGGCCCTGCTTGCTTGGTGGCCTTGCAACCTGCTCCccaaaaatccttttcctgGGCCAGTAGCCAAAGTAAACCCTCACCTAATTTCAGGTCCCTCCAAGCAAGGTGGAACAGCTCCTGTGGCACGGAGGAGAAGGACAGCTGGAGTGACGAGGATGAGCTTTTTGCAAATGCAGGTATGAGAATTCCCCTGGCAGGGACTACCTGTGCTGATCCTGCCATGGGGGTCACCCACAGGGGTCTTGCTGCTTCCTGCTTTGAAATCCGAATCCTGTGGAAAAGCTGGGATAAAGGAATTGGGGTGTATTGCCTGTCACAGGGTGCTCTgactgcacagctcagcagttAAGCCCAAGGCAGCCTCTTAAGGAAGTCTGTACCTCCCAAATTATGGGAAATGTAACTCTCTCCCTTGTTTTCCAGCATTACTTGAGAAAAGCAGTGTCTCCAAGAACTCCAGCTCCAAGAAACAGGTATGTGGAGCCTTAGGTGCTTCCAGCAGGCCCTGCAGCGGGGCAGTGTCCCTACAGTCTCCATGGTAAaacaggctggagctgtgtcctgcagggcaCTGGGAAAGTGCCTCAGTTCCCTTTGTCTTGATGGCTCAGAGCAAGGTTTGCCGAGTTCCCCTCATGCTGGAGTGCTCAGAGTCTTGTTCAGGTGAGGGACACACGTCTGGCAGCTGCTAACCAGGAGCAGGTCCCACTTTGGTGCCACCAGGAACGCTCCTCCTGACCCATAagaaggcagctgctgcaccacatctgcagtgctggagtgttgtgtgcagctgccaggacctgtctGCCTTCCCTGCCGTTCCTGGCACGGGTGATGAGGGAAGGAACTGCAGTAGgctctctgctgtgcagctcctccctgcagctgcttccttGCTCTTTGCAGAAATGGACCATGCAGGAGAGCGAGTGGATCAAGGAAGGGGTGAAGAAGTACGGAGAAGGGAGGTGGAAAGCCATTTGCCTCAAGTACCCCTTCGAGAACCGCACCCCAGTGATGATCAAGGACCGCTGGCGGACCATGAAGAAACTGGGAATCCTCTGAAGCTGGGAGCCACGGGagatcctttttctttttttttggacCTATGTTTGTTGTTTGGAAGCTGGACCAGAAAGCTGTCTGTGCCAGTGTGGGCTGCCTCTCTGACACCAAAACCATGACTGCCAGGAACCCGGGAGCCTtgtgctccagctgtgtctgCAAAGATCAGTGTGCTGCAGGTGGCAGGGGCTCTGATGCCTCTCTACATAAATTTAGAACCGCCTGGATTGAGACTTCCTTGTCCACCTGACCACTGCAGACTCGGGAATGAATCCCAGGTGTTTGCTCTGCTCAGGTGTGATAGCAGGGTGATCTCAGAGGTGGAATTTTGTGTTGTCTGTTCTGTGAATCACTTGTTTCATGTTTGCCACCACTCCCTTGTGAAAGAGGCAGCACTGAATCCTGAGCTTCTGTGGGGAAGAGATCCAGGTacttgggatttttatttttttttcccccattaatttctgctttgtaaaTTACTGATCTGTGGGGAGCAATTCCTCCCTTCCAGCTGTGAGGCTTTAGAAAGCCAATTACTTTGTGTTTCAGTACCTGGAACTGTTTGTTCCCAAGCTAAAAATTTCAGATGTGTCTGACTTTGGTCATGTTTTCTTTGCACTTTTCCTGGTAATATCCTTGCTGTGTCTGAACTCCAAGGCTGCCACATGTTCCTGCCTTCGAGTGCCAAAGCTGGAACTGtcatttgtaaaataaagttCTTGTCTAATAGCAAGAGTTGTGAAAGTGTGATTTCTACCTCGTGGGTGGAAATGCAGCAGAGGGACAAGGGCTGCCCCAGGAACGTGGggctttcccttcccctctgggAGTGTTGGgtcaggagcagcactgccctggagcTGTGACATGCCAGTGTAAATGGGAAACGGGAGCTTCTGGAATAGATTCCTGTGGGAAAAGTTCAGGGCTGATAAAGGGGCACTTTCTAAACTTAGTTTCTAAGTTTCTCTTGGCTGCCTTCCAGcaaagccagggctgggagaagtCTTGTCTAGGAACAGCTGCTTCCCCCTTTGTCCttcagctgcaggtgctgctgtcccctggccgtgcattttcctccccttctgtCGAtcctttccctggggagcccagggggcagcaggagcaccaggTCAGGGCTGTGGGCCACTACCGGCCATGGCAAGGCAATGCCAGTCGTTGGTgccctgctggcaggagctgtgtcctgctcctgccctgtccaTGGCAGGCTCCTGCCCTGAGGGCACAGGGTGTCCGAGCTGCAGGTTCCCCTCAATCCCTGAGGGCACAGGGTGTCCAAGCTGCAGGTTCCTTCATCCCTGAGGGCACAGGGTGTCTGAGCTGCAGGTTCCCCTGAGGGCACAGGGTGTCCGAGCTGCAGGCTCCCCGGAGCCCTGGCTGCCTGGCAGTGTGGTTAATGATTGATTACCCCCCGTGCCCCGTCCCGCACTGCCCTGCCCGGGGAGCGAGTTCTggagcccagggaagcaggaggatgctgctgctgctgctcctggcactgctgggccCCGCTGGCTGCCCCAGGACAGAGCCCCTGAGTGGCTCCAGCCAGGAGCCGTTGTTCCGCGGCGCCGATCGCTACGACTTCGCCGTCGTCGTCCCTGCCGGCACCGTGGAATGTTTCTGGCAGTTCTCACACCAGGGCGGCAACTTCTTCTTCAGCTACGAGGTGAGTGCTGGGGACGTgtcctgggaatggctgtgctggatcctgctgctcctgtggcacGTGGCATGTGCCTTTCTAAAGCAGCGTTGTGGAAGTGTTTGTGTTGGAGGGATCTTAGACTCATTTCcttccagcccctgcagggacagggacagggacaccctccactatcccaggttgctccaagccctgtgcaGCCTGAGAGGTGACACTTGCAGTgacagggcagccacagcttctctgggcaccctgagccagggcctcacctccctcccagggaacagtATCTTCCCAATATAACCTAATCCCTATCCACCATCAATTTTTAAACAGCCTGGTTTAAACCCATGAAGAGGTGCTGGGAGCTCCGGCATTGTTGGAAACTCTGCCCTCCGCTGCCTGGCCaggggctgtggcacagctgaaggtcctggcacagcctgTTCCTGAGCTCTGTCCCCTTCCCACAGGGAAACTCCAGCCCTTTCATCTCCTGTTTACACTGGGCTGGCTGAAGGAAAGCCAGGACATAGCTGTGCCTGGCAGTGGCAGCTTCCCCCTGGCTCTGTGCTTGGCAGCCCCACAGCAACACGTCCCCAGGGCTTGGCACAGCTCCCTCCCCGACAGTGACCCACAAATTCCCCTCACGTGTTCCCTGCCTCCAGGTCCAGCGGGCAACGGGGATTGGCAACAGCAGGAACATCCTGGTCACAGCCAGTGATCCCAATGGCTTCCAGCTTGGAGTGTCCCAGGACGTGCGAGGACAGATCAACTTCCTCACCAAGGACACAGGTTCCCccagttcctgcagcagctctgagcctgcctggccagggcttCCCCGACTGCCCATTGCTCCTGCCAGGGGAGGATGAGGCTCGAGCCCTCAGGATGTGTCTGCCTGCTGTCCTTCCACCCAGAGACCAACAacccccttccctctgcaggttTCTACCAGCTCTGCCTGGACAACCAGCAAAACCACTTCGGCCTCATGCAGGTCTATCTCAACTTTGGTGTGTACTACGACGACTTCAACATGGAACACgagcagccagcagagaggaaggagctgaacGACACCCTGGAGGCAATTGGGGTGAGGGTCAGGGAGCCCACAGggtgccccagcacagcaggaatggCCATGTCCTGCCCAGGACACCGAACATTTGCtcaggctgagctcagcactGAGCCCCACGGGCAGCTCTGAGTGCGgccctgcctctcctgcaggTGAGCATCCAGAGGCTGCAGATCCACACATTCCACATGTGGCGCTTCTACAACTTCGCCCGGATGCGGAAAGGGGCCGACTCCTTCCTCCTGGAGTCCAACTACAACTATGTCAACTGGTGGTCCCTGGCCCAGAGCTGTGTCATTGTCCTCTCCggggtgctgcagctctgcttcctcaAGCGCCTCTTCCACACGCAAACCTCGGGCAGCCACAAGTGCTAGAACAGGGCAGGGAccaccctgcagagcctgcctgcCGCTGTCCCACCTCAGAGTCAGAGGAAATGCTGGATCCTGCTtccaggaggaggctgcagggttccccctgctcctgcctcattTCTAGCCCTGACACCATCCCGAGAAAAGTCAAAGGTCACGCTGTCACCTGAGTTCTGTGTGGCTTTGTCACGTTTCTATGTCTTAATGGGCTTTTTCTACCACACTCACAATAAAAGAACCCCTGGCAAAGTCTGGGGAGCgactgctgcctgctgctgctatCCAGTCTCTGTGAGCCTAAACACTGCTGGgccctctccctccctccctccttcctgaAGCTCATCCTCAGCCTCTGAGGTTCCCCCCAATCTCATCAGtccccccacacacaccccagTGTGTCACATTCCCCCCAGGAGGGGTGAGGACTGATTCCTCCTGGGCCTCCACACCAGAAAACAGGCACTGAAAAAAGGAACAGGCTTTAtgtgacagggctggggacaggtcCCCTCCTCCTGTGCCGGCAGCAGCCCCCTGAGGgccctggggctctgtgctggcagctccccacATCTCCATCCCATTCCAGGTGGGCTTCCCGCACCCACGGTGCAGGACAACGTCCGTTCAACCCCGGAACACTCACAGAGCATGAGGGTCCCCGGGGTCCCCGAGGGTCCCTTATGTCAGCGTGTCCTCGTTCCGCACGTACTCCCCGACGTCGGCCTGGTGGAACACCACGATGGCCAAAGGGTCGACCTTCCGGCACTCCTGCGTGGACCTGGCAGCCACCCCGAAGCCCTGGGGGACAAAGGGGAGGTGAGGGAGGTCGTCCACCTCGCGTTCCCCCCTCAGCCCCGGCCAGGCGCTCACCAGCGGCACGTCGGCCATGGAATACACCACGACACCCTGGTACTGCGCCGTGCTCTCCGTGATGCGGCCCAGCCCCGACTTCAGCACGTGGTTCCCGTAGAGGAAGGACTGCTCGGAGCCCGGCTTCACCCACACCTTGTACTGCGAGAGAGGGGCAGAGCCGTGAGGGGCCGCGGGGCCGCCACGGGGCCGCTGCAGGCCGGCACCCACCTTGGCGTAGGGCGCCAGGAAATCCAGGGCCGTGACGCTGAGCCGGAACTTCTGGGACTTGGTGAACTTGCCGAAGCAGGTGCCCGGTGCCACCAGGCTCTCCCGGGGGATGCTGGCCGCcagcttcagcagcttctcactGCGGGAGGGGAGCAAGGCAGCGCTGGGCCGGGCCCCGCGCCGCGGGCCGCCCGCTCCCCGCGCCGCCCGGCCTCACCTCAGGTAGTACACGCGGTCCCGGTGCAGGCGGAAGCAGTAGGTGCCATCGGGCCGGTCCACCAGCAGCTGGATGTTCTCCCCGATACTGCGGGGCCGCACCCCGTGAGCCCGGCCCCGCCACCTCCGGGGCCCCGTCCGGTCCCCGGTGACACCACCCCTGGACTCCCCGCTCCCCCCGATCCCGCCCGTGCAGCCCTCCCGGTGCCCATCCCTTCTCCATGCCCGGTCCCGCCCTGTCCCCGGTGCCCATTCCTCCCGGTCGCCGTCGTGTCCCCGTGCCCGATTCCCGGCATCTCGCCGGCCCAGTCCTCACGATCCCCCGGTCCCGGCCTCTCACTATTTCCCGAGCTTCTCGAACACCGCCCGCGTCTCCGCCTCCGTGAGCGGCCGCATCTCCCGCGCCGCGCACGCGGGGCCACCGGGACCGGATGTGACGGAGCCGGAACCGGCGGTAGCGGAAGTGACGGAGCAGGAACCGGCGGGCCCGGAGGTGACGCGGCGGCCCCGG from Parus major isolate Abel chromosome 11, Parus_major1.1, whole genome shotgun sequence includes these protein-coding regions:
- the TERF2 gene encoding telomeric repeat-binding factor 2 isoform X6, producing the protein MAARRVARQERDQEPDPDPDWAGMAALPEKTVNGWVLQFYFHRAIEAYRSGRNRDFRQFRDIMQALLVRPLDREPEMAQMLRIMQLLSRVEEGENLDCTFDKESELTPLESAMLVLDFIREEFSVADRTMEAVQKMVKEAAVVVCIRNKEFEKASDIVKKHIGKEPRNQKKRNEWLAVIREKNPSHPKVKNFSYEDFQQSIFEFLKGYVDDSEPALLTLLKKTLNSEHADKVRSALGTCEFADGLKDQAAAPEASGRAEGPARAPEASGRAEGPARAPEASGRAEDPARAPELARATEDLQGAARPAERAAGPTAAPEMMAEANGPAATVEPMEVVSDPAATPEHLTAAYDILQGTPEPMEIAKEPAAATPELPRVSTKESQRQPPGAVTSYGISVLREAFKILSNSRDSDALFNKLDETDLPSPKQLSPSVSHRTKRCREAENQASETSEPPEIPHKIKNLFSISNLIVDLDGSSSKSSECPDSSQEHVVSSASKPPLKLPDEPLSAPSEKSLQARWNSSCGTEEKDSWSDEDELFANAALLEKSSVSKNSSSKKQKWTMQESEWIKEGVKKYGEGRWKAICLKYPFENRTPVMIKDRWRTMKKLGIL
- the TERF2 gene encoding telomeric repeat-binding factor 2 isoform X1, whose product is MAARRVARQERDQEPDPDPDWAGMAALPEKTVNGWVLQFYFHRAIEAYRSGRNRDFRQFRDIMQALLVRPLDREPEMAQMLRIMQLLSRVEEGENLGKRRDPPTKVWMPILIDCTFDKESELTPLESAMLVLDFIREEFSVADRTMEAVQKMVKEAAVVVCIRNKEFEKASDIVKKHIGKEPRNQKKRNEWLAVIREKNPSHPKVKNFSYEDFQQSIFEFLKGYVDDSEPALLTLLKKTLNSEHADKVRSALGTCEFADGLKDQAAAPEASGRAEGPARAPEASGRAEGPARAPEASGRAEDPARAPELARATEDLQGAARPAERAAGPTAAPEMMAEANGPAATVEPMEVVSDPAATPEHLTAAYDILQGTPEPMEIAKEPAAATPELPRVSTKESQRQPPGAVTSYGISVLREAFKILSNSRDSDALFNKLDETDLPSPKQLSPSVSHRTKRCREAENQASETSEPPEIPHKIKNLFSISNLIVDLDGSSSKSSECPDSSQEHVVSSASKPPLKLPDEPLSAPSEKSLQARWNSSCGTEEKDSWSDEDELFANAALLEKSSVSKNSSSKKQKWTMQESEWIKEGVKKYGEGRWKAICLKYPFENRTPVMIKDRWRTMKKLGIL
- the TERF2 gene encoding telomeric repeat-binding factor 2 isoform X8 → MAARRVARQERDQEPDPDPDWAGMAALPEKTVNGWVLQFYFHRAIEAYRSGRNRDFRQFRDIMQALLVRPLDREPEMAQMLRIMQLLSRVEEGENLGKRRDPPTKVWMPILIDCTFDKESELTPLESAMLVLDFIREEFSVADRTMEAVQKMVKEAAVVVCIRNKEFEKASDIVKKHIGKEPRNQKKRNEWLAVIREKNPSHPKVKNFSYEDFQQSIFEFLKGYVDDSEPALLTLLKKTLNSEHADKVRSALGTCEFADGLKDQAAAPEASGRAEGPARAPEASGRAEGPARAPEASGRAEDPARAPELARATEDLQGAARPAERAAGPTAAPEMMAEANGPAATVEPMEVVSDPAATPEHLTAAYDILQGTPEPMEIAKEPAAATPELPRVSTKESQRTKRCREAENQASETSEPPEIPHKIKNLFSISNLIVDLDGSSSKSSECPDSSQEHVVSSASKPPLKLPDEPLSAPSEKSLQARWNSSCGTEEKDSWSDEDELFANAALLEKSSVSKNSSSKKQKWTMQESEWIKEGVKKYGEGRWKAICLKYPFENRTPVMIKDRWRTMKKLGIL
- the TERF2 gene encoding telomeric repeat-binding factor 2 isoform X4, whose translation is MAARRVARQERDQEPDPDPDWAGMAALPEKTVNGWVLQFYFHRAIEAYRSGRNRDFRQFRDIMQALLVRPLDREPEMAQMLRIMQLLSRVEEGENLGKRRDPPTKVWMPILIDCTFDKESELTPLESAMLVLDFIREEFSVADRTMEAVQKMVKEAAVVVCIRNKEFEKASDIVKKHIGKEPRNQKKRNEWLAVIREKNPSHPKVKNFSYEDFQQSIFEFLKGYVDDSEPALLTLLKKTLNSEHADKVRSALGTCEFADGLKDQAAAPEASGRAEGPARAPEASGRAEDPARAPELARATEDLQGAARPAERAAGPTAAPEMMAEANGPAATVEPMEVVSDPAATPEHLTAAYDILQGTPEPMEIAKEPAAATPELPRVSTKESQRQPPGAVTSYGISVLREAFKILSNSRDSDALFNKLDETDLPSPKQLSPSVSHRTKRCREAENQASETSEPPEIPHKIKNLFSISNLIVDLDGSSSKSSECPDSSQEHVVSSASKPPLKLPDEPLSAPSEKSLQARWNSSCGTEEKDSWSDEDELFANAALLEKSSVSKNSSSKKQKWTMQESEWIKEGVKKYGEGRWKAICLKYPFENRTPVMIKDRWRTMKKLGIL